One genomic segment of Prosthecobacter fusiformis includes these proteins:
- a CDS encoding Eco57I restriction-modification methylase domain-containing protein, with amino-acid sequence MLHPSIRLEGSILSADILDAIERGERSHQMPRDFGLDPTTKVKDEIADAWAAARAFWAVYQVKISRLKPGATGTTETRNQWLVPLLGLLGYQLNLADSEILQGKTYRISHRDPARDQLPVHLIGWHESLDRRSTVPNAPRMSPHGLVQEYLNLTEHLYGIVSNGRLIRLLRDSPRLVKLTFIEFDLERIFTEELFADFALFYRLLHASRMPVRQDAVAEAPIEIYHQDSLDSGSRIRDGLSTAVHRVILDLANGMLNHPANHHLRDLAANDPHERFAADFYTHLLRLIYRLLFLMVIEERGLAHLPKTDKRLLEIYDLGYSLTRLRRLSEKPHFGDARHCDAWLALIALFRLVDESGRGLKLGVAPLGGDLFNHGTLGVLEDCSLDNATFLGALRQLTLFTNPVTRQLMRVNYGALNVEEFGSVYQSLLEFKPRVTGINGKWHFAFAQGDDRAATGSHYTEDELVQPLLKHSLDHLIADKLKQPDPAAALLSLRVADIACGSGHILLAAARRIGMALAIVRTGDDQPSPAAHREAVRDVIKRCIYGVDLNPLAVELCKVALWLEAHVPGEPIGFLDHHIKCGNAIVGFVTRDELDKGIPDEAFKTLPGDDKDIAAAFRKTNRAERKERITGQKQLMLAPELQEKLDAVLARMTELSAMPEQTPAEIAVKKQRYATTQSQEAELLGQIAAIPVAQFYQPKTAGNKANLITDATFRHYLAGHTPQGQATASAWALAERKKAFHWFLEFPDIIANGGFDCILGNPPYLGGQALSGTYGHAFCEYVKWQYAPTGLSELLVFFLRRIFTILRPNGFTAFITTNSIKDGDVRKDGLEQVIAAGGTINMAVRGIKWPGVANLVVSIVSIHRGNWKSQCYLDGKSVELISAFFEDSQDGGEPVKLEENEKKIFQGSIFLGEGFLLSHEVADTLLKNSAKNAEVIFPILNGQEINSYPDQKPERKIINFRDWPIERASDYSEPFAKIERDVKPVREKSNRQTRKDRWWQYAERATGLYTRIGNLDRCFAAAVVTKHLSFSTVPTDIVFTHKLYVLTSDRWDLFSVIHSTIHEIWARKFSGTLETRLNYSPSECFLTFAFPAGQWQHPDPDLAAIGERYHEHRRDLMLRLWLGLTDIYNLFHAPDLDARLDKLFQKRAKAGDWQRAESVPSEHRATAGCLTPEQANTAIIELRALHRQLDQAVLTAYAWHQPGPDGPAIDLAHDFQQVETLPENDRTRYTITPQARKELLKRLLTLNHRRAEDQRNSGSANAKPAPFAKSTSKATKSQEPQLNLDIFNVPALTPATPAMASFASSYPVTLADSFFCSITLAMLDWSDAISASDHLDALILITDVNLCDTLFSPGLTPENKRLLKSISKEADMARRDGLKWSTCLHYLQHRKAVTVDQNTPRIICKGTEFITVQKSLPSAKSAIAVLALAVVRNLNEIRNHHDLTPVQRAAFASFNKIHDEIYAAA; translated from the coding sequence CCCACATGGGCTGGTTCAGGAGTACCTCAACCTCACCGAGCACCTCTACGGCATCGTTTCTAACGGCCGCCTGATCCGCCTGCTCAGGGATTCCCCCCGCCTCGTCAAACTCACCTTTATCGAGTTCGACCTCGAACGCATCTTCACTGAGGAACTATTTGCGGACTTCGCCCTCTTCTACCGCCTGCTCCATGCCTCCCGCATGCCCGTTCGGCAGGACGCCGTCGCCGAGGCACCAATTGAAATCTATCACCAGGACTCCCTCGACTCCGGCTCTCGCATCCGGGACGGCCTCAGCACCGCCGTTCATCGCGTTATCCTCGATCTCGCCAACGGCATGCTCAACCACCCGGCCAACCACCACCTCCGGGATCTGGCTGCTAACGATCCCCACGAGCGCTTCGCTGCCGACTTCTACACCCACCTCCTCCGCCTCATCTATCGCCTTCTCTTCCTCATGGTCATTGAGGAACGCGGCCTCGCCCATCTCCCTAAAACCGACAAGCGTCTCCTTGAAATCTATGACCTCGGCTACTCGCTCACCCGCTTGCGCCGCCTATCCGAAAAGCCCCACTTCGGCGACGCTCGCCACTGTGATGCCTGGCTAGCCCTCATCGCCCTCTTCCGCCTCGTGGATGAATCGGGAAGGGGGCTCAAACTCGGCGTCGCCCCGCTTGGTGGCGATCTCTTCAATCATGGCACGCTCGGGGTGCTGGAAGATTGCTCGCTCGACAACGCCACCTTCCTCGGGGCTCTCCGCCAGCTCACCCTTTTCACCAATCCAGTCACCCGTCAGCTCATGCGGGTCAATTACGGTGCCCTCAATGTGGAGGAATTCGGCTCCGTCTATCAGAGCCTGTTAGAGTTCAAACCCCGCGTGACCGGAATCAACGGCAAATGGCACTTCGCCTTCGCGCAAGGTGATGACCGCGCTGCAACCGGCTCCCACTACACCGAGGACGAACTCGTCCAGCCCCTCCTCAAGCACTCCCTCGATCACCTCATCGCGGACAAACTTAAACAACCCGATCCAGCCGCTGCCCTTCTTTCCCTCCGCGTTGCCGATATTGCCTGCGGCTCCGGCCACATCCTGCTCGCCGCCGCCCGCCGCATCGGCATGGCCCTCGCCATTGTTCGCACCGGCGATGACCAACCCAGCCCCGCCGCCCACCGCGAGGCCGTCCGCGATGTGATAAAGCGCTGCATCTACGGCGTGGATCTCAATCCCCTCGCGGTCGAACTCTGCAAAGTCGCCCTCTGGTTGGAAGCCCACGTCCCCGGCGAACCCATCGGCTTCCTCGACCACCATATCAAATGCGGCAACGCCATCGTCGGCTTCGTCACCCGCGACGAACTCGACAAAGGCATTCCCGACGAGGCCTTCAAGACCCTTCCTGGCGACGACAAGGACATCGCTGCCGCCTTCCGGAAAACCAACAGAGCCGAACGCAAGGAACGAATTACCGGCCAGAAGCAACTCATGCTTGCTCCCGAGCTTCAGGAGAAACTCGACGCCGTCCTCGCTCGCATGACGGAACTATCCGCCATGCCCGAGCAAACCCCCGCCGAAATCGCCGTCAAGAAACAGCGCTACGCCACAACCCAATCCCAGGAAGCCGAGTTACTCGGCCAGATCGCCGCCATCCCCGTCGCCCAGTTCTACCAACCGAAAACCGCCGGCAACAAAGCCAACCTCATCACAGACGCCACCTTCCGTCACTACCTCGCCGGCCACACCCCGCAAGGCCAGGCCACCGCATCAGCTTGGGCACTCGCCGAACGCAAAAAAGCCTTCCACTGGTTCCTCGAATTCCCCGACATCATCGCCAATGGCGGCTTCGACTGCATTCTGGGAAACCCTCCCTACCTCGGCGGCCAAGCCCTCAGCGGGACCTACGGCCATGCCTTCTGCGAATATGTGAAGTGGCAATATGCCCCCACCGGACTCAGTGAATTACTCGTCTTTTTTCTCCGCCGTATTTTCACCATTCTTCGCCCCAATGGCTTCACCGCCTTCATCACCACCAACTCGATCAAGGATGGCGACGTGCGGAAGGATGGCTTGGAACAAGTGATTGCCGCAGGCGGCACCATCAACATGGCTGTGCGCGGCATTAAATGGCCGGGCGTTGCAAATCTCGTCGTCTCCATCGTTTCCATTCATCGCGGCAATTGGAAGTCTCAGTGCTACCTCGACGGCAAATCGGTGGAATTAATCAGCGCATTCTTCGAGGACTCCCAAGACGGTGGCGAGCCTGTGAAACTCGAAGAGAATGAGAAGAAAATCTTCCAAGGTTCGATCTTTCTCGGAGAAGGTTTTCTTCTCTCTCACGAAGTGGCAGACACTTTGCTGAAGAATTCTGCTAAAAACGCGGAGGTGATTTTTCCGATTCTCAATGGCCAAGAAATCAACAGCTATCCAGATCAGAAGCCCGAACGAAAGATTATCAATTTTCGAGACTGGCCGATAGAGAGAGCGAGCGATTACTCAGAACCATTCGCAAAAATCGAACGGGATGTAAAACCGGTTCGAGAGAAATCAAATCGTCAAACCCGCAAAGACCGCTGGTGGCAATATGCCGAGAGAGCGACTGGTTTATATACAAGAATTGGTAATCTTGATCGATGCTTCGCCGCTGCCGTGGTAACAAAGCACCTGTCATTCTCCACTGTTCCCACCGATATAGTTTTCACTCACAAGCTATACGTCCTCACCAGCGACCGATGGGATCTCTTTTCAGTGATTCACTCGACGATTCACGAGATATGGGCCAGGAAATTCAGTGGGACACTCGAAACCCGACTGAACTACTCACCCTCTGAGTGCTTTTTGACCTTCGCCTTCCCCGCCGGGCAGTGGCAGCACCCCGACCCGGACCTAGCCGCCATCGGCGAGCGCTATCACGAGCACCGCCGCGACCTCATGCTCCGCCTCTGGCTCGGCCTCACCGACATTTACAACCTCTTCCACGCCCCCGATCTCGACGCGCGCCTCGACAAGCTCTTCCAGAAGCGCGCCAAGGCCGGCGATTGGCAGCGCGCCGAAAGCGTCCCATCTGAACACCGCGCCACCGCCGGCTGCCTCACCCCTGAACAAGCTAACACCGCCATCATCGAGCTCCGCGCCCTCCACCGCCAGCTCGACCAAGCCGTTCTCACCGCATACGCCTGGCACCAACCCGGCCCCGACGGCCCCGCCATTGATCTAGCCCACGACTTCCAACAAGTCGAAACCCTCCCCGAAAACGACCGCACCCGCTACACCATCACCCCCCAAGCCCGCAAAGAACTCCTCAAACGCCTTCTCACGCTCAATCACCGCCGCGCCGAAGACCAAAGGAATTCAGGATCCGCAAATGCAAAACCTGCACCATTCGCCAAATCGACGAGCAAAGCAACCAAATCTCAGGAACCACAACTCAACCTCGACATCTTCAATGTCCCTGCGCTCACGCCCGCAACACCTGCAATGGCATCATTTGCTTCGTCTTATCCTGTCACATTGGCAGACAGCTTCTTCTGCTCCATTACTTTGGCGATGCTCGATTGGTCTGACGCTATCTCAGCATCCGATCATCTCGATGCACTAATCCTCATCACTGATGTCAATCTTTGTGACACTCTTTTCTCGCCAGGGTTGACACCGGAAAACAAGCGCCTCTTAAAATCCATCTCAAAAGAGGCTGATATGGCCAGGAGGGACGGACTCAAATGGTCAACATGTCTCCATTACCTCCAGCACCGTAAAGCGGTCACGGTCGACCAAAATACCCCACGGATCATTTGCAAGGGGACGGAATTCATCACGGTTCAAAAATCCCTGCCCAGTGCCAAGAGCGCGATTGCTGTTCTGGCTCTCGCGGTAGTCCGAAATCTCAACGAGATCAGGAATCACCACGATCTCACACCGGTTCAAAGAGCCGCCTTTGCCAGCTTCAATAAAATCCACGACGAAATCTACGCTGCGGCTTAA